In Malania oleifera isolate guangnan ecotype guangnan chromosome 8, ASM2987363v1, whole genome shotgun sequence, a single window of DNA contains:
- the LOC131162870 gene encoding uncharacterized protein LOC131162870 has product MKLFDRFRRVLMRFIFSSSSSLPSHHQGSSSKGTRPSSCDVGSSPDPPKTSCSSYYSSNSHYSEAIADCIEFFNKSSSSQDGVLDA; this is encoded by the coding sequence ATGAAGCTCTTCGATCGGTTCCGAAGGGTTCTGATGAGGTTCATCTTCTCCTCGTCGTCATCCCTCCCTTCCCATCATCAAGGGTCTAGTTCTAAAGGGACAAGGCCTTCTTCATGCGACGTCGGATCGTCGCCAGACCCTCCCAAGACTTCATGCAGCTCCTATTACTCCTCTAACTCCCACTACTCCGAGGCCATCGCCGACTGCATCGAGTTCTtcaataagtcttcttcttcgCAGGACGGAGTCCTCGATGCCTGA
- the LOC131161408 gene encoding uncharacterized protein LOC131161408 produces the protein MALFTFLPESSEAAKKQHRPSSKRKRKQPSSWDQIKNILTCKQIEGSRVHDPSKSYGGYSKLGSSCSSIRDVVHGKTASSRVVHRADNSPESSSLGQDAGLLTRKNAGGSSSGRSLSASSSTRSNGGAIFTSSSSFSSRGMPLRKLSGCYECHMIVDPSSRIPSSRSSINACSDCGEVFPKMESLEIHQAVRHAVSELGPEDSGRNIVEIIFKSSWMKKDNSICKIERILKVHNTQRTIQRFEDYRDNVKARASGNTKKNPARCAADGNELLRFHCATVSCTLGARGSASLCAAVPGCGVCTIIRHGFQGKAVTTASSGRAHDCLVGAAEGRRAMLVCRVIAGRVRCVADDAAPEEDWAQGGSGSGSGSYDSVARNVGPYSNMEELWVFNPRAVLPCFVVIYKAGQLPL, from the exons atggcTCTTTTCACTTTCTTGCCGGAAAGTTCAGAGGCGGCCAAAAAGCAGCACCGCCCCAGTTCCAAGCGGAAGCGGAAACAGCCGTCGTCGTGGGACCAAATCAAGAACATCCTCACCTGCAAGCAGATCGAAGGGTCCAGGGTCCACGACCCTTCCAAATCCTACGGTGGGTATTCCAAGTTGGGCTCCTCCTGCAGCTCCATACGCGACGTCGTTCATGGGAAGACCGCCAGCAGCAGAGTGGTCCACAGAGCCGATAATTCCCCCGAGAGCAGCAGTCTGGGTCAGGACGCCGGGCTCCTTACCCGCAAGAATGCGGGTGGGTCGTCGTCGGGTCGGTCCTTGTCTGCTTCGTCGTCGACGAGGTCCAACGGCGGCGCAATCTTCACGTCGTCATCGTCGTTTTCCTCCAGAGGAATGCCCCTGAGAAAGCTCTCTGGGTGTTACGAGTGTCACATGATCGTCGATCCCAGCAGCAG gATTCCATCTTCGAGGAGTAGCATAAATGCGTGCTCCGACTGTGGAGAGGTCTTCCCGAAGATGGAGAGCTTGGAGATTCATCAAGCAGTTCGACATGCcg TATCGGAGCTCGGACCCGAAGATTCCGGGCGCAACATCGTGGAGATAATCTTCAAATCGAGCTGGATGAAGAAGGACAACTCCATCTGCAAGATCGAACGGATCTTAAAGGTCCACAACACCCAGCGCACGATCCAACGGTTCGAGGACTACCGAGACAACGTGAAGGCGCGCGCCAGCGGCAACACCAAGAAAAACCCCGCCAGGTGCGCGGCCGACGGCAACGAGCTCCTCCGCTTCCACTGCGCCACCGTATCGTGCACCCTCGGGGCCCGCGGCTCCGCCAGTCTGTGCGCCGCCGTCCCCGGATGCGGAGTGTGCACCATCATAAGGCACGGGTTCCAAGGCAAGGCGGTGACCACGGCGAGCAGCGGTAGGGCCCACGACTGCCTGGTGGGCGCCGCGGAGGGGCGGAGGGCCATGCTGGTTTGCCGCGTGATCGCGGGGAGGGTGAGGTGCGTGGCGGATGATGCGGCGCCGGAGGAGGACTGGGCACAAGGCGGATCTGGATCCGGATCCGGGTCGTACGATTCGGTGGCCCGGAACGTGGGGCCGTACTCGAATATGGAGGAGCTGTGGGTTTTTAATCCAAGGGCTGTCCTTCCTTGTTTCGTGGTGATCTACAAGGCCGGTCAGCTTCCGCTCTGA